One Lysobacter silvisoli DNA window includes the following coding sequences:
- a CDS encoding helix-turn-helix domain-containing protein has product MAQTDVDARSIFAQRLKAAREDAGLTQKELGMAIGLPAETAAVRINRYEKAVHDADLATAQRIADAMGMPLAYFYAETQVMAEAIVTFWLLNQADQRKVLADLKKRVFTEPKKPGKG; this is encoded by the coding sequence ATGGCCCAGACCGACGTAGATGCCCGCTCCATCTTTGCGCAGCGGCTGAAAGCAGCCAGGGAAGATGCCGGGCTCACACAGAAGGAGCTGGGCATGGCTATTGGTCTGCCGGCCGAAACGGCCGCCGTTCGCATTAATCGCTACGAAAAGGCCGTCCACGACGCCGATCTGGCTACGGCTCAGCGCATCGCCGACGCGATGGGGATGCCCCTGGCCTACTTCTACGCCGAAACCCAGGTCATGGCCGAAGCCATCGTGACCTTCTGGCTGCTCAACCAGGCCGATCAGCGCAAGGTGCTGGCGGACCTCAAGAAGCGGGTGTTCACCGAGCCGAAGAAGCCCGGCAAGGGCTGA
- a CDS encoding ABC-three component system protein — MANARAKHSAPGTYLGFGLQTVRFCYRLLTAPPESYVLIEHDDDVSVHNSDGSVLLEQTKSALSHNPVSDWATDLWKTVSNWLESTTPRKEWDPKITYVLYVTPTYSGTYVEALSKATSAADVAALVKAMELDAKKSRRKNTVVYKFAKRFIEGSSSEQIHLGQNFTFISESDPVQGIRERFTSAVSPQLLDAICAYAIGLAKEESDALLRQRKTAKINAGAFQARIRAHAARINLPILFSSAKRPAQTAVASKHLERPTFVKQLELVRIPVEEQLNAVSDYLRSSASKTEWADQGVLLADSLDVWDESLCKRHRAIDGELSITASSSSLEDRGKLLYMRCMQIEMDLESRAVPTYFIHGCLSDLADRQEIGWHADFAKLLKALDA, encoded by the coding sequence ATGGCTAACGCAAGAGCCAAACATAGCGCGCCCGGAACTTATCTGGGCTTTGGGCTGCAAACAGTCCGCTTTTGCTACCGACTTCTTACAGCACCGCCAGAAAGCTATGTGCTCATAGAGCACGATGACGATGTGTCCGTTCATAACTCCGATGGCTCCGTCCTACTCGAGCAAACGAAGAGTGCGCTGTCACATAACCCTGTATCAGATTGGGCTACCGATTTATGGAAAACCGTATCGAACTGGCTTGAATCAACAACGCCTCGCAAAGAATGGGATCCAAAGATCACGTATGTCCTGTATGTAACGCCTACATATTCCGGCACATACGTGGAAGCACTATCAAAAGCAACCTCCGCGGCTGACGTTGCAGCTCTTGTCAAAGCCATGGAACTTGACGCGAAGAAGTCTCGCCGTAAGAACACTGTGGTCTACAAATTTGCGAAGCGTTTTATTGAAGGATCTTCTTCAGAGCAAATACATCTAGGCCAAAATTTCACTTTCATTAGCGAGTCCGATCCGGTTCAGGGAATTCGCGAACGCTTTACGTCTGCGGTATCTCCGCAACTACTTGACGCCATATGCGCGTATGCCATTGGACTCGCCAAAGAAGAGTCGGATGCCCTTCTGCGCCAGAGAAAAACTGCAAAAATTAACGCTGGCGCGTTCCAAGCTCGAATTCGCGCACATGCCGCCCGTATTAATTTGCCTATCCTATTTTCTTCAGCAAAACGGCCCGCCCAGACTGCGGTGGCTTCCAAACACCTAGAACGGCCAACATTTGTGAAGCAGCTCGAGTTGGTGAGAATACCGGTCGAGGAGCAACTTAATGCAGTTAGTGACTATCTCAGGTCTTCCGCTAGCAAGACAGAGTGGGCGGACCAGGGTGTACTCCTAGCTGATTCTCTGGACGTATGGGATGAAAGCCTTTGCAAGCGCCATCGCGCGATCGACGGCGAACTATCCATTACCGCATCTTCATCCTCTTTAGAAGACCGAGGCAAACTTTTATACATGCGCTGCATGCAGATCGAGATGGATCTCGAATCGCGAGCCGTACCCACATACTTCATACATGGCTGCCTCAGCGACTTGGCTGACAGGCAAGAAATTGGCTGGCACGCAGATTTCGCCAAGCTCTTGAAAGCACTGGATGCGTAG
- a CDS encoding three component ABC system middle component, producing METNSPNNNEPRLTELDRIYNPAYGAYLLWSGVRGYLDEDGQSTPLPLIFLFLPLLVHAPTRDVIASTNNPSGLTLFAAKIGQHQENLLAIHHRAVALKDLTYRSFVLARNCNLLVFDNTAAHLYPVELTRPPPAPESVRRVSKQAAKLGAWLARLPVQQIASTLRIDF from the coding sequence ATGGAAACCAATAGCCCTAATAACAACGAACCGCGATTGACCGAGCTAGACCGCATCTACAATCCGGCATACGGAGCTTACCTGTTGTGGTCGGGAGTCCGCGGATACTTGGATGAAGACGGTCAATCCACGCCCCTACCACTGATCTTTTTGTTTCTTCCCCTGTTAGTTCACGCGCCCACTAGAGACGTGATCGCATCGACCAACAATCCCTCGGGGCTCACTCTGTTTGCGGCAAAAATCGGCCAGCATCAAGAGAACTTGTTGGCCATCCACCATCGTGCCGTGGCTCTGAAAGACCTTACGTACAGGTCATTCGTACTTGCACGCAACTGCAATCTTTTGGTATTCGATAATACAGCGGCGCACCTATACCCGGTCGAACTCACTAGGCCGCCCCCTGCACCAGAAAGCGTACGCCGTGTAAGCAAACAAGCCGCCAAGCTTGGCGCCTGGCTTGCTCGCTTGCCCGTTCAACAGATAGCCTCCACGCTAAGGATAGACTTCTAA
- a CDS encoding DUF3732 domain-containing protein has protein sequence MFFQILKLILWPRNGSEPRLVNFIPGAVNVISGSSKTGKSAVIPIVDYCLGSRNCRIPVGVIREKCEWFGILIETVEGQKLLARREPGNKQVIGDMYVLEGEEVTIPPSISEKNYADHAVRDLLDRLAGLTSFDFDPYSENGFKSRPSFRDLTAFMFQPQNIVANPDVLFYKADTSEHREKLKTIFPYVLNAITPRTLALRHEAELLGRKLRRLEAELKGLQQVSERRMAEGRTWLTQAQELGLYASKILPTTWPEIMDALRLVAGQDSTRSKTTIPDIENTLARLDELRRQEVALVAQASSHRQRLMELRRLKEGSDNFVHALHLQRERLSLSPWLRSRLLETGDASTVLPHPSLDNLEKLCSALSELELQLTAHPTVSNTLDAEYHRQRELSESALARINAVRHEIRAYEATSDRAREEISRTASAERFLGGLQQALLSFDRADASIEISDEISQLKNKLREINFEIHESGISKRMESILSEIQQITGGIIPKLDGEWGDAPVRLNPKDLTVQVYREGRIDYLWEVGSGANWLAYHVAITIALQIYFFKQPRHPVPAMLIYDQPSQVYFPKLSPYEQRKSEDYEPALKEQEDIAAVRKVFEVLSSCVKSTLGSIQIIVLDHADEQVWGDVPGVALVEEWRDGDMLVPADWL, from the coding sequence ATGTTTTTTCAAATACTGAAGTTAATTCTATGGCCAAGAAATGGCTCAGAGCCGCGGCTTGTCAACTTCATACCGGGCGCCGTTAATGTAATAAGCGGGTCCTCAAAAACCGGCAAATCAGCTGTCATCCCCATTGTCGATTATTGCCTTGGATCCAGAAACTGCCGAATACCTGTAGGCGTTATTCGAGAGAAATGTGAGTGGTTCGGAATTCTGATAGAGACCGTAGAAGGTCAAAAACTATTGGCGCGACGCGAACCTGGAAACAAACAAGTTATCGGCGACATGTACGTCCTTGAAGGCGAGGAAGTCACTATCCCTCCTTCCATTTCAGAAAAGAACTATGCCGATCACGCTGTTAGAGATTTACTCGATCGGCTAGCCGGGCTCACTTCTTTCGATTTTGACCCGTACTCTGAGAATGGATTTAAGTCGCGTCCATCTTTTAGAGACCTGACAGCATTCATGTTTCAACCACAGAATATAGTCGCAAACCCCGATGTACTGTTCTATAAAGCAGACACATCGGAGCATAGAGAAAAGCTCAAAACCATCTTTCCTTATGTGCTAAATGCGATCACCCCCAGGACGCTGGCTCTGCGCCATGAAGCTGAGCTGCTGGGAAGAAAATTGCGTCGCCTTGAAGCCGAACTTAAGGGACTTCAGCAAGTTTCTGAACGTCGCATGGCAGAGGGGCGGACTTGGTTGACGCAGGCACAGGAGCTTGGGTTGTATGCCTCTAAGATTTTACCGACGACCTGGCCGGAAATAATGGACGCGCTTCGACTGGTCGCGGGCCAGGATTCAACGCGAAGCAAAACAACTATTCCGGACATCGAGAATACTCTGGCGCGACTCGACGAACTTCGACGCCAAGAAGTCGCCCTAGTTGCACAGGCGTCTTCTCATAGGCAAAGACTAATGGAGCTTCGACGCCTTAAGGAGGGCAGTGACAATTTCGTTCACGCCCTTCACTTACAAAGGGAGCGCTTATCCTTATCGCCGTGGCTAAGGTCGCGCCTATTAGAAACAGGCGACGCTTCCACAGTCCTGCCTCACCCGAGCCTTGACAACCTAGAAAAGCTCTGCAGCGCGCTTTCGGAACTTGAGTTGCAGCTAACAGCGCATCCCACGGTGTCCAATACACTTGACGCGGAATATCACCGACAAAGAGAGCTTTCGGAAAGCGCGCTAGCGCGAATTAACGCGGTGAGGCATGAGATTAGAGCTTATGAAGCCACATCCGATCGTGCACGGGAAGAAATAAGCCGTACTGCATCAGCAGAGCGATTCCTTGGTGGACTCCAACAAGCGCTCCTCTCGTTCGATCGGGCGGATGCCAGCATTGAAATATCTGATGAAATATCTCAACTTAAAAATAAGCTACGTGAAATTAATTTCGAGATACACGAATCAGGTATCAGCAAACGCATGGAGAGCATATTAAGTGAGATTCAACAGATCACTGGAGGCATAATCCCAAAGCTTGATGGCGAGTGGGGCGATGCGCCGGTTCGCCTCAACCCCAAAGACCTCACAGTGCAAGTTTATCGCGAGGGCAGAATAGACTATTTGTGGGAAGTAGGTAGTGGCGCGAACTGGTTGGCATATCACGTTGCCATAACTATTGCCCTACAGATCTATTTCTTTAAGCAACCGCGACACCCTGTTCCAGCGATGTTGATTTATGACCAACCAAGTCAAGTCTACTTCCCAAAACTTTCCCCTTACGAACAGCGAAAGTCAGAGGACTACGAACCCGCCCTTAAAGAGCAAGAGGATATAGCGGCAGTTCGCAAGGTTTTTGAAGTTTTAAGCAGCTGTGTCAAAAGTACGTTAGGAAGTATACAAATCATCGTTCTCGACCATGCTGACGAACAGGTCTGGGGAGACGTCCCAGGAGTCGCCTTAGTTGAGGAATGGCGCGACGGAGATATGCTCGTGCCCGCAGATTGGTTGTAG
- the aceE gene encoding pyruvate dehydrogenase (acetyl-transferring), homodimeric type, with product MNQPLASSLHDLLQNDPDPTETQEWVESVQAVIARDGAERAHQLLEGMVEVTRRAGAHLPFQPTTEYINTIPPHLEAKSPGDAAMEWRIRSLIRWNAMAMVVRANRKPGDLGGHIASFASAATLYDVGFNHFWRAPSADHPGDLIGVQGHSSPGIYARSFLEGRISESQIDHFRMEVDGRGVSSYPHPWLMPDYWQIPTVSMGLGPISAIYQARNWKYLEGRGLLPKSDRKVWAFLGDGETDEPESLGAISVAGREGLDNLVFVINCNLQRLDGPVRGNGKIIQELEGQFRGAGWNVIKNIWGSYWDPLLARDTTGRLRQLMMETVDGEYQNCKAFGGKYTRDNFFGKYPETAALVANLSDDDIWRLNRGGHDPHKVYAAYHEAVNTKGMPTVILAKTVKGYGMGASGESLNPTHGTKKMDDEAVRLFRDRFNIPVTDEQLKDGAVPFYHPGEKSPEVEYMHERRKALGGYLPQRRRKASTSLEVPKLEAFDRLLKSTGEREISTTMSFVQALNIALRDKQVGPRLVPIVADEARTFGMEGLFRQLGIYAPHGQKYKPVDRDQLMYYREDVTGQVLEEGITEAGAFASWLAAATSYSTNDLQMLPLYIYYSMFGFQRIGDSAWQAADMRARGFLLGATAGRTTLNGEGLQHEDGHSMVQAGLIPNCRSYDPTFSYEVVTLLQHGMQRMLTEQQDEYWYLTLMNENYPHPDMPEGSAEGIIKGMYLLTDAGKPKKGELRVQLLGSGTILREAIAAAELLDKDFGVTADIWSCPSFNELARDATDCERWNRFNPEAKTPRKPYITQLLEGRQGPAIAATDYIRVYPEQVRAYVPMRYTVLGTDGFGRSDTRANLRRHFEVDRYYIAHAAIAALAAEGKMTGKDVARAIKQYKIDVEKPNPLGV from the coding sequence ATGAACCAGCCGCTTGCCAGCTCCCTGCACGACCTGCTCCAGAACGACCCGGACCCCACCGAGACCCAGGAATGGGTCGAATCCGTCCAGGCCGTCATCGCCCGCGACGGCGCCGAGCGCGCCCACCAGCTGCTCGAGGGCATGGTCGAGGTCACCCGCCGCGCCGGCGCCCACCTGCCGTTCCAGCCCACCACCGAATACATCAACACCATCCCGCCGCACCTGGAGGCCAAGAGCCCCGGCGACGCCGCCATGGAATGGCGCATCCGCTCGCTGATCCGCTGGAACGCCATGGCCATGGTCGTGCGCGCCAACCGCAAGCCCGGCGACCTGGGCGGCCACATCGCCAGCTTCGCCTCCGCGGCCACCCTGTACGACGTGGGCTTCAACCACTTCTGGCGCGCCCCGTCCGCCGACCACCCCGGCGACCTCATCGGCGTGCAGGGCCACAGCTCGCCCGGCATCTACGCCCGCTCCTTCCTCGAAGGCCGCATCAGCGAATCGCAGATCGACCACTTCCGCATGGAAGTCGACGGCCGCGGCGTCAGCTCCTACCCGCACCCCTGGCTGATGCCGGACTACTGGCAGATCCCCACCGTCTCCATGGGCCTGGGCCCGATCAGCGCCATCTACCAGGCCCGTAACTGGAAGTACCTGGAAGGCCGCGGCCTGCTGCCCAAATCCGACCGCAAGGTCTGGGCCTTCCTGGGCGACGGCGAAACCGACGAACCCGAATCCCTGGGCGCCATCTCCGTCGCCGGCCGCGAAGGCCTCGACAACCTGGTCTTCGTCATCAACTGCAACCTGCAGCGCCTGGACGGCCCCGTGCGCGGCAACGGCAAGATCATCCAGGAGCTGGAAGGCCAGTTCCGCGGCGCCGGCTGGAACGTCATCAAGAACATCTGGGGCAGCTACTGGGACCCGCTGCTCGCGCGCGACACCACCGGCCGCCTGCGCCAGTTGATGATGGAAACCGTCGACGGCGAATACCAGAACTGCAAGGCCTTCGGCGGCAAGTACACCCGCGACAACTTCTTCGGCAAATACCCCGAAACCGCCGCCCTGGTCGCCAACCTGTCCGACGACGACATCTGGCGCCTCAACCGCGGCGGCCACGACCCGCACAAGGTCTACGCCGCCTATCACGAGGCGGTTAATACCAAGGGCATGCCCACCGTCATCCTGGCCAAGACGGTCAAGGGCTACGGCATGGGCGCCTCGGGCGAATCGCTCAACCCCACCCACGGCACCAAGAAGATGGACGACGAAGCCGTCCGCCTGTTCCGCGACCGCTTCAACATCCCCGTCACCGACGAGCAGCTCAAGGACGGCGCCGTGCCCTTCTACCACCCCGGCGAAAAATCGCCGGAAGTGGAATACATGCACGAGCGCCGCAAGGCCCTGGGCGGCTACCTCCCGCAGCGCCGCCGCAAGGCCAGCACCTCGCTGGAAGTGCCCAAGCTGGAAGCCTTCGACCGCCTGCTCAAGAGCACCGGTGAGCGCGAAATCAGCACCACCATGTCCTTCGTGCAGGCGCTGAACATCGCCCTGCGCGACAAGCAGGTCGGCCCGCGCCTGGTGCCCATCGTCGCCGACGAAGCCCGCACCTTCGGCATGGAAGGCCTGTTCCGCCAGCTCGGCATCTACGCCCCGCACGGCCAGAAGTACAAGCCCGTCGACCGCGACCAGCTCATGTACTACCGCGAAGACGTCACCGGCCAGGTGCTGGAAGAAGGCATCACCGAAGCCGGCGCCTTCGCCTCCTGGCTCGCGGCCGCCACCAGCTACAGCACCAACGATTTGCAGATGCTGCCGCTGTACATCTACTACTCCATGTTCGGCTTCCAGCGCATCGGCGACAGCGCCTGGCAGGCCGCCGACATGCGCGCGCGCGGCTTCCTGCTCGGCGCCACCGCCGGCCGCACCACCTTGAATGGTGAGGGCCTGCAGCACGAAGACGGCCATAGCATGGTCCAGGCCGGCCTGATCCCCAACTGCCGCAGCTACGACCCCACCTTCAGCTACGAAGTCGTCACCCTGCTCCAGCACGGCATGCAGCGCATGCTCACCGAGCAACAGGATGAGTACTGGTACCTCACCCTGATGAACGAAAACTACCCGCACCCCGACATGCCCGAAGGCAGCGCCGAGGGCATCATCAAGGGCATGTACCTGCTGACCGACGCCGGCAAACCCAAGAAGGGCGAACTGCGCGTGCAGCTGCTGGGCAGCGGCACCATCCTGCGCGAAGCCATCGCCGCCGCCGAACTGCTGGACAAGGACTTCGGCGTCACCGCCGACATCTGGTCCTGCCCGAGCTTCAACGAACTCGCCCGCGACGCCACCGACTGCGAACGCTGGAACCGCTTCAACCCGGAAGCCAAGACGCCGCGTAAGCCTTATATCACGCAGCTGCTGGAAGGCCGCCAGGGCCCGGCGATCGCAGCTACCGACTACATCCGCGTGTATCCGGAGCAGGTGCGGGCTTACGTGCCGATGCGGTACACGGTGTTGGGTACGGATGGCTTTGGGCGTTCGGATACGCGCGCCAACCTGCGCCGGCACTTCGAAGTCGACCGCTACTACATCGCCCACGCCGCCATCGCGGCGCTGGCGGCGGAAGGCAAGATGACGGGCAAGGATGTGGCCCGGGCGATTAAGCAGTACAAGATTGATGTGGAGAAGCCGAATCCGCTTGGGGTGTGA
- a CDS encoding REP-associated tyrosine transposase: MALPHPSSPGHAALRRGRSSEAHRAYLLTFATQGRRPLFLDRGLAEAACAAMQDRRLWTRSRLLAWVLMPDHWHGLVALGPWETLPDLVRRLKCNSARSVRTVAPSALQVWAAAYHDRGLRREEALVDAARYVVMNPLRAGLVRRVGDYPYWGAVWVDR; the protein is encoded by the coding sequence ATGGCCCTGCCCCACCCTTCCTCTCCCGGACACGCCGCCCTGCGCCGTGGGCGTAGCTCCGAAGCCCACCGGGCGTACTTGCTGACCTTCGCCACCCAGGGGCGGCGGCCGCTGTTCCTTGATCGGGGGCTGGCCGAGGCTGCATGCGCGGCCATGCAGGACCGGCGCCTGTGGACGCGTTCGCGGTTGTTGGCGTGGGTGTTGATGCCCGATCACTGGCATGGGCTGGTGGCTCTGGGGCCGTGGGAAACCCTGCCGGATTTAGTGCGGCGGTTGAAATGCAATTCGGCGCGATCGGTGCGCACGGTGGCGCCGTCGGCATTGCAGGTATGGGCGGCGGCGTATCACGACCGCGGGCTGCGTCGTGAGGAGGCGCTGGTGGACGCGGCGCGCTATGTAGTGATGAATCCGTTGCGGGCGGGGTTGGTGCGGCGGGTGGGGGACTATCCGTACTGGGGGGCGGTTTGGGTGGATCGGTGA
- a CDS encoding DMT family transporter encodes MNTGSAWFMLIAAGLIDVAWAASMKLSQGYTRLGWTVASLIALAAFVYLLGRALTALPVGSAYAVWTGIGAAGTVLLGAAVFGETLNPWRLGGVALIVAGIALLHRAPV; translated from the coding sequence ATGAACACCGGCAGTGCCTGGTTCATGCTGATCGCCGCCGGCCTGATCGACGTCGCCTGGGCGGCGTCGATGAAGCTCTCCCAGGGCTACACCCGCCTGGGCTGGACGGTGGCCTCGCTGATCGCCCTGGCCGCCTTCGTCTACCTGCTCGGCCGCGCCCTCACCGCCCTGCCCGTGGGCAGCGCCTACGCCGTGTGGACCGGCATCGGCGCCGCCGGCACCGTGCTGCTGGGCGCCGCGGTGTTCGGCGAAACCTTGAACCCCTGGCGTTTGGGCGGCGTGGCCTTGATCGTGGCGGGCATCGCGCTGCTGCACCGCGCGCCGGTTTGA
- a CDS encoding glutathione S-transferase C-terminal domain-containing protein, whose amino-acid sequence MKLYYTPYTCSFAAHIVARELGLPLELRRVRLGPDARVLGDDRDYRELSPLGYVPLLQLDDGRTLREGVAILRYLGDQDPAAGLSAPLGSLERAEQDQWLTYISSELHKTFSPWLFHPEYGESCVRVAGERLQPRLALVDRHLDGREFLGDRFGIADAYLYTVAGWTKLLKIDLAPYPHLAAYLTRLDQRPSVREALRAEREDAQP is encoded by the coding sequence ATGAAGCTCTACTACACCCCGTACACCTGCTCCTTCGCCGCGCACATCGTCGCCCGCGAACTCGGCCTGCCGCTGGAGCTGCGCCGCGTGCGCCTGGGCCCCGACGCCCGCGTCCTCGGCGACGACCGCGACTACCGCGAACTCAGCCCGCTGGGCTACGTCCCGCTGCTGCAACTCGACGACGGCCGCACCCTGCGCGAAGGCGTGGCGATCCTGCGCTACCTGGGCGACCAGGACCCGGCTGCCGGCCTCAGCGCTCCGCTCGGCAGCCTGGAGCGCGCCGAACAGGACCAGTGGCTGACCTACATCAGCTCGGAACTGCACAAGACTTTCAGCCCCTGGCTGTTCCACCCCGAGTACGGCGAATCCTGCGTGCGCGTCGCCGGCGAACGCCTGCAGCCGCGCCTGGCCCTGGTCGACCGCCACCTCGACGGCCGCGAATTCCTGGGCGACCGCTTCGGCATCGCCGACGCCTACCTCTACACCGTCGCCGGCTGGACCAAGCTGCTGAAGATCGACCTGGCCCCGTATCCGCACCTGGCCGCCTACCTGACCCGCCTGGACCAGCGCCCCAGCGTGCGCGAGGCCCTGCGCGCCGAACGCGAAGACGCCCAGCCATGA
- a CDS encoding LysR family transcriptional regulator yields the protein MRHTARLSLEDFELLRAIGAHGSLSGAAKALALDHSSAFRRLGAIEARAGTPLFRRSRTGYTATEAGTVAIEGAQRILDDADHLQRQLAGRDARGGARLRITIPDTLAEVAARLCAAFTAAHPQIGCDLSVSNAFVNLQQPDADVALRACALMPSGLSVRRVGSIATAVYAASGAKAGKREGLNDGAWIGFDDNLSHLSSALWLRAHVDEARIAMRVNSLPAALAACKAGVGRALLPCYYADAAGGVKRVSAPLADVPTELWFAIHPDLRRSARVRALREFALGWLPEAMGLG from the coding sequence ATGCGGCACACCGCTCGGCTGTCGTTGGAGGACTTCGAACTGCTGCGCGCGATCGGCGCGCACGGGAGCCTGAGCGGCGCGGCCAAGGCGCTGGCGCTGGATCACTCCAGCGCGTTCCGCCGGCTGGGCGCGATCGAGGCGCGCGCGGGCACGCCCTTGTTCCGCCGCAGCCGCACCGGTTACACGGCCACCGAGGCCGGCACGGTCGCCATCGAAGGCGCGCAGCGGATACTCGACGATGCCGATCACTTGCAGCGGCAGCTGGCCGGGCGCGATGCGCGCGGCGGGGCGCGGTTGCGGATCACGATTCCGGACACGCTGGCGGAGGTGGCGGCGCGCTTGTGCGCGGCGTTCACGGCGGCCCATCCGCAGATCGGCTGCGATCTGTCGGTGTCCAATGCGTTCGTGAACCTGCAGCAGCCCGACGCCGACGTGGCGCTGCGCGCGTGCGCGCTGATGCCCAGCGGGTTGTCGGTGCGGCGGGTGGGGTCGATCGCGACGGCCGTGTATGCGGCCAGCGGCGCGAAGGCCGGCAAGCGCGAGGGGTTGAACGACGGGGCGTGGATCGGGTTCGACGACAACCTGTCGCATCTGTCGTCGGCGCTGTGGTTGCGCGCGCACGTGGACGAGGCGCGCATCGCGATGCGGGTGAATTCGCTGCCGGCGGCGCTGGCGGCGTGCAAGGCCGGGGTGGGGCGGGCGTTGTTGCCGTGCTACTACGCCGATGCGGCCGGCGGGGTGAAGCGGGTGTCGGCGCCGTTGGCGGACGTGCCGACGGAGTTGTGGTTCGCGATTCACCCGGATTTGCGCCGGTCGGCGCGGGTGCGGGCGTTGCGGGAGTTTGCGTTGGGGTGGTTGCCGGAGGCGATGGGGTTGGGGTGA